Genomic window (Primulina eburnea isolate SZY01 chromosome 8, ASM2296580v1, whole genome shotgun sequence):
TTTGACCGAAAATGGTAACACATATCGGGGACTTGGCTCTTGTCATGCGACGACtttcttatttttttctttGCTTTTTCGGTTATAAGAAACCGACGATAACTATTTTAGGATATGTACTGGATAAATAAACAATCGAATTTAACGTAATGATCTGTAAATTACGTTAATCGGGTAAACCGCACTAGACAAGTCAGGTGTGACAAGATCGACCAAAAAATATTGGTAGGTGTTCGATCTAACTAGGTAAACCTTACTAAGTAAGTCTTTTGTAAAAAAACTCAATTGCTCGACCGAAAAAATATTAGTTGGAGAAATCGAACTCGTGATCATTTGACATCGTGCTCACCTTCTACATCAACTCGAATATCTCATAGGAATACACAATGattttatttctttctttctttcttttacaTTTAGTGGAAATGTGTCTATAAAGTCCACCCATTGTCTCAAATGCTAGTAACACATGATTTATGATAGTGCATTCATTAATTAAAGCAATCAGGTATATTTTTAGCCATTCATAAAGTCCAAGCTCTCCATTGAATTATTGGAGGTTTCAATTCCCaaagaatttttatttaaaaaaaaaaaaccctaccAAAAATGATGGGCCAGATGCAACCCTCGACTTCCTCAACACCcaacttttaaaaaataacatattttttGTGAGACAATATCGTTAATATTTATTCATAAAATGTGTCAATAATgtacatatttataataataatttggcATAAAAAGTATGACCAAAATAGGATATCTGTATCATAAAATTAACTCGTGAAACCGTCTAACAAAAGTtgtgtttaaaaaaaatccttATTGAGAAAAAATAAGATATTAATAACAAAACTAAATTATATACACGCAAGTCTATTTAATATAATAACTTTTAATTTCATTATACttgattgattaattagtcgACTACACTATTACaatattttaacatatattATCCCGTAAACAATTAGATTAGCAATCTGTGTACACACATTGAATCCTGTGATTTTTAGGTGAAAAGAACCTGCTGGTGTCCAAATCCAATGTATATTGCACGGCCAAATTTAAAACAAACCAAACAGTGTAttttctattattattattattattattattattattattattattattattattattattattattattattattattattattttagtatattatattatataaataaaaaaatgggaaaaaaaaatgaatgccGTCGGACTCAGCTATCTTGAAAATAGTGAACATTGTCAAACAGTAATTAAGGCTGGCTAATGAAATCACGCCACGTTTAATCTCTAATTAGATTACCTGTAGTCAACCCTTTGACCATGGGAATAGTATCCTTATCCACGGagtaattttttaaaagatttatatTGTActctgtcaaaaaaaaaaaaaaaaagatttataTTGTACTTGGGGAAGGTGGTATTATGTCtatctatttattttatattatatatattattaacatAGAGAATAAATTTTTACAGGGATTTTCTAAACTGGCTTTCCCtaagttaatttttaaaaataacttttaaGTTCCAAAAACACCTTTCAAAGCCTTTTTTTCCCATTCGGCCTTCATTTGAAACCTTTTTTATATGCACACAAAATGACAAAATGCATACTAAATTACAAACCTACAAGTTCTTGATTAaaagtttaaattatataaatatatatataatatatatatatatatatatatatatatatatatatatatatatatataatacattCATTATGTATTAATGTAAAAAAGAAAATTGTTTATGGATTTCATGCTTATACTAAATTTACCAATATTTTTTTACTGCATGTCaagtccaaaaataaaatattttcatcaaatgtaattaaataATCTCCATCTCTGGTTCAATATCTCTCAAAATAAAACTATCTACTCTCCTTTTTCAACTTTCACTGAATTTTAAAAAACCAGTATATCGTGTCTTTAATTATGTTTTGGATTTATCACTGATTTTTGCACAAGTAACAAATGTACTTCCACCAATAGTGTATGTAATAGTTTGGGGACATAATATCCGATGTCTCCGAAGATAATCGCCTGTCACTTAATGAGGGCACATCAATACATTTCGCCATGTCAAATATTGCGCCACAGTATCACTTTTTCCCCGAGATAAAATTAAGGTATATAGCGCAATAAAAATGGGGTTTCTTCCTCAAACCTAGGCTAACAAAAACCCCATTTGGCTATGTTAGAAAATATAATTCCTGTCCggaaatatataataaaaaccaATATACACcattctcataatcaaattgtaAAAACATAGTGTCacaagattttctaagaaaacaAGAAAATTTAGGTCAAAGTTATTCAAATGAAATATTCAGCAGTGGATAAAcatgaaaaaattataaaatatacaAAGAAACACAGAATTGCAAAACACGTGGCAGGCATAGCATGGTGGAATTGATGTGACGGGTCAAAGGATATTTGTAGTGAGCGAAGCATAATATTGATACAAAACAATACAATCCAAGAATGGATTAcatcatataatataatataatataattattcgCATAACATAATATAATTACATACTTTTTTACTATATAATTACATACTTATATGTCAGTAATTGTGAACCCAATCAAATTTATTTCTCTGTCCCTCagtttccaccaaaacctagCTAGAACTGATTTCATCTCTTCAAACTCCCCATATTCTTGACCCAACTTCTAAATCTGCAAAacacaaagaaaaaaaaaaccttaaaaacacacacatatatgGCGGCAGACACCTCAAGTTCTCTGAAAATAATCGTCCAAAGAAACCCTTCAGAGTCTCAACTTTCTGAACTGGGCATCAAATCTTGGCCAAAGTAATCAATCCCTTCAATTTTTTCGCATTCCCTTGCCTTTTGAGTAACAAGATACCACAGATTTTCTCATTCAGATTAATATATTTAGTTATTGCCttattattttatgttaattaAATTGCAGATGGGGTTGTTCTCCGGGGAAATACCAGCTGAAATTCGATGCACAGGAGACATGCTATTTAGTGCGTGGAAGAGTGAAGGTTTACCCCAAGAATTCGAGCACAGATCAAGAGACTGTGGAATTCGGAGCCGGGGATCTTGTGATTATACCAAAGGGTTTGAGCTGCACTTGGGATGTATCTGTTGCTGTTGATAAACACTACACTTTTGATGCATCTTCTCCTCCATCTTCTTCCTcttaaaaaaaaagtaattaTGTATTCATTGTTGTTGTTGTAACCCTAATTAATGCATGTAATagtattttttttcctttctaaATGCTATCTTTTATTAATTGGTAGCATAATATGACTTTGTCAGGTGTTTTGTGCAGGATTAGTAGAAGTTGGAAACATATGTATGTTTAGTCTCTTGATTTGATTTGTTATAACTAATTAACCATGTTTTGGGTAAGTTTTTAGTTCTATATATCTtgat
Coding sequences:
- the LOC140838087 gene encoding uncharacterized protein, with protein sequence MAADTSSSLKIIVQRNPSESQLSELGIKSWPKWGCSPGKYQLKFDAQETCYLVRGRVKVYPKNSSTDQETVEFGAGDLVIIPKGLSCTWDVSVAVDKHYTFDASSPPSSSS